A single Ischnura elegans chromosome 13 unlocalized genomic scaffold, ioIscEleg1.1 SUPER_13_unloc_2, whole genome shotgun sequence DNA region contains:
- the LOC124172717 gene encoding uncharacterized protein LOC124172717 isoform X2, with the protein MEDRRMVRLTKEETKLLVDIIVKHQEVLESKKTDALSNAKKAKAWLDVQEEFNSNEFVRRRTAKQLRKSWDNLKMRKRKELANERQERMRTGGGPMPSTSREDLPPEMEIAMPSISYSPPNAGDCDALPVPSVSTVGRVGTSECLLLPNVSEISDFEDRPAEEAYTPRMQGAGTSSSSKRARFTREAAIEKEMEARLEHMASYNEKEDAIQRIRKREAEIACAIKEQELANAKAAGKTIQMEEEFKRRILSIQLQTEEAKLKRVLSDTPL; encoded by the exons ATGGAGGACCGCCGTATGGTTCGGCTCACAAaggaagagacgaagttgttgGTTGACATCATTGTTAAGCATCAGGAGGTTTTGGAgagcaagaagacggatgcattatCAAATGCGAAGAAGGCGAAAGCCTGGTTGGATGTGCAGGAAGAATTTAATTCTAATGAATTTGTGCGGAGG CGCACCGCCAAGCAATTGAGGAAGAGTTGGGATAACCTGAAGATGAGAAAGAGGAAAGAGCTGGCTAATGAAAGGCAGGAGAGGATGAGGACTGGTGGCGGACCTATGCCGTCCACCAGCCGGGAAGATTTGCCACCAGAGATGGAAATAGCCATGCCGTCCATCTCCTACTCACCGCCGAATGCGGGGGATTGCGATGCATTGCCGGTCCCTAGCGTTTCCACGGTGGGTAGGGTTGGGACCTCGGAGTGTTTGCTTCTTCCCAACGTTTCTGAGATATCAG ATTTTGAGGACAGACCGGCAGAGGAAGCATACACTCCGAGGATGCAAGGTGCAGGGACCTCTTCCAGTTCGAAAAGGGCACGATTTACCAGGGAAGCGGCCATTGAGAAGGAGATGGAAGCTAGGCTGGAGCACATGGCATCTTATAATGAAAAGGAGGATGCCATCCAGCGGATCCGGAAGAGAGAAGCAGAGATTGCATGCGCAATCAAGGAACAGGAGCTAGCCAACGCCAAGGCTGCTGGAAAGACCATCCAGATGGAGGAGGAATTCAAGAGGCGTATCTTAAGTATACAGCTTCAAACGGAGGAGGCGAAGCTGAAGCGTGTG CTTTCAGATACGCCTCTATGA
- the LOC124172717 gene encoding uncharacterized protein LOC124172717 isoform X1 — translation MEDRRMVRLTKEETKLLVDIIVKHQEVLESKKTDALSNAKKAKAWLDVQEEFNSNEFVRRRTAKQLRKSWDNLKMRKRKELANERQERMRTGGGPMPSTSREDLPPEMEIAMPSISYSPPNAGDCDALPVPSVSTVGRVGTSECLLLPNVSEISDFEDRPAEEAYTPRMQGAGTSSSSKRARFTREAAIEKEMEARLEHMASYNEKEDAIQRIRKREAEIACAIKEQELANAKAAGKTIQMEEEFKRRILSIQLQTEEAKLKRVVLVMIYYYAAKIKQV, via the exons ATGGAGGACCGCCGTATGGTTCGGCTCACAAaggaagagacgaagttgttgGTTGACATCATTGTTAAGCATCAGGAGGTTTTGGAgagcaagaagacggatgcattatCAAATGCGAAGAAGGCGAAAGCCTGGTTGGATGTGCAGGAAGAATTTAATTCTAATGAATTTGTGCGGAGG CGCACCGCCAAGCAATTGAGGAAGAGTTGGGATAACCTGAAGATGAGAAAGAGGAAAGAGCTGGCTAATGAAAGGCAGGAGAGGATGAGGACTGGTGGCGGACCTATGCCGTCCACCAGCCGGGAAGATTTGCCACCAGAGATGGAAATAGCCATGCCGTCCATCTCCTACTCACCGCCGAATGCGGGGGATTGCGATGCATTGCCGGTCCCTAGCGTTTCCACGGTGGGTAGGGTTGGGACCTCGGAGTGTTTGCTTCTTCCCAACGTTTCTGAGATATCAG ATTTTGAGGACAGACCGGCAGAGGAAGCATACACTCCGAGGATGCAAGGTGCAGGGACCTCTTCCAGTTCGAAAAGGGCACGATTTACCAGGGAAGCGGCCATTGAGAAGGAGATGGAAGCTAGGCTGGAGCACATGGCATCTTATAATGAAAAGGAGGATGCCATCCAGCGGATCCGGAAGAGAGAAGCAGAGATTGCATGCGCAATCAAGGAACAGGAGCTAGCCAACGCCAAGGCTGCTGGAAAGACCATCCAGATGGAGGAGGAATTCAAGAGGCGTATCTTAAGTATACAGCTTCAAACGGAGGAGGCGAAGCTGAAGCGTGTGGTACTTGTTATGATATATTACTATGCTGCAAAGATAAAACAAGTTTAG
- the LOC124172637 gene encoding putative nuclease HARBI1 encodes MDAAFARYVMEEPYIYVGRMHLRDRQNPIEFYSEAEFLQRYRFSKRTVSDVLLPYVRSERLSNRGLPIPDILKLLIALRFYATGSFQLVCGDLAGVTQGTVSKIIKSISNDLVAVLPRYMKLPSSDEDTARCKRSFYEKAQFPGVVGCIDCTHVPIVSPGGEFGELYRNRKGWFSLNVQVVAGPNMEIMDIVCRWQGSAHDARIFHNSRLKMKFETNEVKGILLGDSGYPLLPYLFTPVLRPESASERRYNISHIRTRCTVERTFGVWKRRFPCLSMKLRVKLFTAQKVILACAVLHNVAMQNHDPMPDRMPAMPRLEVPVQRLQPVHGRPNAIRAAFIERHFGEEVNVLEPQNVA; translated from the exons ATGGACGCAGCATTTGCAAGGTACGTGATGGAAGAGCCGTATATTTATGTTGGAAGAATGCACCTAAGGGATAGGCAGAATCCCATTGAGTTTTATTCAGAAGCGGAATTCCTCCAGAGGTATCGCTTCTCAAAGAGAACGGTATCAGACGTCTTATTACCTTACGTGAGGAGTGAGCGTTTAAGCAACCGTGGTTTGCCGATTCCGGATATTTTGAAGCTGCTAATTGCCTTGAGGTTTTACGCCACCGGGTCATTCCAG TTAGTTTGCGGCGATCTGGCCGGGGTTACTCAGGGGACGGTGTCCAAAATTATTAAG AGCATCAGTAATGACCTGGTGGCAGTATTACCTCGGTACATGAAGTTGCCAAGTTCAGATGAAGATACTGCTCGATGCAAGAGATCTTTTTACGAAAAAGCTCAATTTCCTGGAGTGGTGGGTTGTATCGACTGCACCCATGTTCCGATTGTGAGTCCGGGGGGGGAGTTTGGCGAGTTGTACAGAAACCGGAAGGGGTGGTTTTCCCTAAATGTGCag GTCGTTGCCGGTCCAAATATGGAAATAATGGATATAGTTTGCAGATGGCAAGGTTCAGCTCATGATGCTAGAATTTTCCACAATAGTCGCCTTAAGATGAAATTTGAGACCAATGAGGTGAAGGGCATCCTTCTCGGAGATAGTGGGTATCCTCTATTGCCATATCTTTTCACACCAGTTTTAAGACCAGAGTCTGCTTCTGAGAGGAG GTACAACATCTCCCACATTAGGACAAGGTGCACCGTGGAGCGTACATTTGGGGTGTGGAAACGTAGATTTCCATGCCTCAGTATGAAGCTCCGCGTGAAGTTATTTACTGCACAGAAGGTCATTTTGGCTTGTGCAGTTCTTCACAATGTGGCTATGCAGAATCATGATCCTATGCCTGATCGTATGCCAGCTATGCCCAGGTTGGAAGTCCCTGTACAAAGACTCCAACCTGTTCACGGTCGCCCAAATGCCATCCGGGCGGCATTCATAGAGAGGCATTTTGGTGAAGAG gtCAATGTTCTTGAACCTCAGAACGTGGCATAG